In a single window of the Maniola jurtina chromosome 4, ilManJurt1.1, whole genome shotgun sequence genome:
- the LOC123864388 gene encoding uncharacterized protein LOC123864388 isoform X2: MMGEHEINADSSVNEVTILECRACLHIMSPDAILFNIFETWTPPWDGMENTIAEDLEKLANVKVKQSDNHSKVICRTCYELLYSACSFAKVVKRSDQILQQRYPLEQELEKNWPKPIQIDKSFNSSVQENSMNVEIKQEALSDNEYDDTGSIYENGDEYAKLDIKVEPEEMIQQQPSEQFTINGSLPFNILGTDIMTHLTNGTSEEYLLTKIKEEPLSEGDIEPIHADLPLVCLLCAKDFNCVTGLKAHVIAQHSYKSVKRKINNCISPERNKNFTTSTDLMVHETCHNKSICYGCNESFDTFEQLTKHSQSCKAIASQEVKKLKTLDDVLRPQPPEQPIKLKCKHCDETFTDMYYMSIHQMIHHSIPSDMPELQEDSVMKIEVLENIFSDDSNTQTEECNNSK, encoded by the exons ATGATGGGTGAACATGAGATTAACGCAGACAGCAGCGTAAATGAAGTAACTATTTTAGAATGCCGCGCATGTTTGCACATTATGAGCCCCGACGCTATTTTGTTCAATATTTTCGAGACGTGGACTCCGCCTTGGGATGGGATGGAGAATACCATCGCTGAAGACTTGGAGAAGCTTGCTAATGTGAAG gTTAAACAATCAGATAATCATTCAAAAGTAATATGCAGGACATGCTATGAGCTCTTATACAGCGCTTGCAGCTTTGCAAAGGTTGTGAAAAGAAGTGACCAAATACTTCAACAGAG GTACCCTCTTGAACAAGAATTAGAGAAAAATTGGCCCAAACCAATACAAATAGACAAATCCTTTAACAGTTCTGTGCAAGAGAACTCTATGAATGTTGAAATTAAGCAGGAGGCATTATCTGACAATGAATATGATGATACTGGTAGTATTTATGAAAATGGGGATGAGTATGCTAAGCTTGATATCAAGGTGGAACCTGAGGAAATGATCCAGCAGCAACCATCAGAACAGTTTACTATCAAtg GGTCTTTACCATTCAATATATTGGGGACTGATATTATGACACATTTAACAAATGGAACTAGTGAAGAG taTTTACTAACGAAAATTAAGGAGGAACCGTTAAGTGAAGGCGACATAGAACCAATACATGCTGATCTTCCACTGGTGTGTTTACTGTGCGCTAAAGACTTCAACTGTGTCACTGGCCTAAAG GCGCATGTCATCGCCCAACATTCGTACAAATCGGTAAAGAGAAAGATCAATAACTGTATATCGCCAGAAAGgaacaaaa atttcacAACATCCACAGATCTCATGGTACATGAAACGTGTCACAATAAAAGCATATGTTACGGATGTAATGAGAGTTTTGACACTTTCGAACAGTTGACTAAGCATAGCCAGTCCTGCAAAGCTATCGCTAGTCAGGAAGTCAAGAAATTGAAGACTTTGGATGACGTTCTAAG gCCACAACCTCCAGAGCAACCTATCAAATTAAAATGCAAGCATTGTGATGAAACTTTCACGGACATGTATTATATGTCGATACATCAAATGATACACCACTCGATACCCAGTGACATGCCCGAATTGCAAGAAGATAGTGTGATGAAAATAGAGGTATTGGAGAATATATTTAGTGATGATAGTAACACACAGACTGAAGAGTGTAATAACTCGAAATGA
- the LOC123864388 gene encoding zinc finger protein 354C-like isoform X1, with the protein MMGEHEINADSSVNEVTILECRACLHIMSPDAILFNIFETWTPPWDGMENTIAEDLEKLANVKVKQSDNHSKVICRTCYELLYSACSFAKVVKRSDQILQQRYPLEQELEKNWPKPIQIDKSFNSSVQENSMNVEIKQEALSDNEYDDTGSIYENGDEYAKLDIKVEPEEMIQQQPSEQFTINGSLPFNILGTDIMTHLTNGTSEEYLLTKIKEEPLSEGDIEPIHADLPLVCLLCAKDFNCVTGLKAHVIAQHSYKSVKRKINNCISPERNKSNYVCPICRRNFTTSTDLMVHETCHNKSICYGCNESFDTFEQLTKHSQSCKAIASQEVKKLKTLDDVLRPQPPEQPIKLKCKHCDETFTDMYYMSIHQMIHHSIPSDMPELQEDSVMKIEVLENIFSDDSNTQTEECNNSK; encoded by the exons ATGATGGGTGAACATGAGATTAACGCAGACAGCAGCGTAAATGAAGTAACTATTTTAGAATGCCGCGCATGTTTGCACATTATGAGCCCCGACGCTATTTTGTTCAATATTTTCGAGACGTGGACTCCGCCTTGGGATGGGATGGAGAATACCATCGCTGAAGACTTGGAGAAGCTTGCTAATGTGAAG gTTAAACAATCAGATAATCATTCAAAAGTAATATGCAGGACATGCTATGAGCTCTTATACAGCGCTTGCAGCTTTGCAAAGGTTGTGAAAAGAAGTGACCAAATACTTCAACAGAG GTACCCTCTTGAACAAGAATTAGAGAAAAATTGGCCCAAACCAATACAAATAGACAAATCCTTTAACAGTTCTGTGCAAGAGAACTCTATGAATGTTGAAATTAAGCAGGAGGCATTATCTGACAATGAATATGATGATACTGGTAGTATTTATGAAAATGGGGATGAGTATGCTAAGCTTGATATCAAGGTGGAACCTGAGGAAATGATCCAGCAGCAACCATCAGAACAGTTTACTATCAAtg GGTCTTTACCATTCAATATATTGGGGACTGATATTATGACACATTTAACAAATGGAACTAGTGAAGAG taTTTACTAACGAAAATTAAGGAGGAACCGTTAAGTGAAGGCGACATAGAACCAATACATGCTGATCTTCCACTGGTGTGTTTACTGTGCGCTAAAGACTTCAACTGTGTCACTGGCCTAAAG GCGCATGTCATCGCCCAACATTCGTACAAATCGGTAAAGAGAAAGATCAATAACTGTATATCGCCAGAAAGgaacaaaagtaattatgttTGCCCTATCTGTAGACGAA atttcacAACATCCACAGATCTCATGGTACATGAAACGTGTCACAATAAAAGCATATGTTACGGATGTAATGAGAGTTTTGACACTTTCGAACAGTTGACTAAGCATAGCCAGTCCTGCAAAGCTATCGCTAGTCAGGAAGTCAAGAAATTGAAGACTTTGGATGACGTTCTAAG gCCACAACCTCCAGAGCAACCTATCAAATTAAAATGCAAGCATTGTGATGAAACTTTCACGGACATGTATTATATGTCGATACATCAAATGATACACCACTCGATACCCAGTGACATGCCCGAATTGCAAGAAGATAGTGTGATGAAAATAGAGGTATTGGAGAATATATTTAGTGATGATAGTAACACACAGACTGAAGAGTGTAATAACTCGAAATGA
- the LOC123864396 gene encoding protein lifeguard 4-like yields the protein MAGIPLMYAQEDCELGGKDNIEDDFAYRNNVINADREIRLGFIRKVYGLLTIQLLATVSIAAVFLLVKPVQGFIHENNWMVFIAFILSMVTLFALIAKRRDYPANLYLLAGFTAVQAYTIGVVVSYYNTAVVLQALALTFTVVFALTLFTLNTKRDFSFIGYGLGAGLCVLIVGGILQIFLQSSVFEFALSFTGAVFFSLFLIFDTHQMMTVLSPEEYILATINLYMDILNLFLYILRILNELNRN from the exons ATGGCTGGCATACCTTTGATGTATGCTCAAGAAGACTGCGAACTTGGAGGAAAGGATAATATCGAG gACGACTTTGCATATCGCAACAATGTGATCAATGCAGACAGGGAAATTCGCCTGGGCTTCATCCGCAAGGTGTATGGGCTGCTGACCATTCAGCTGCTGGCCACAGTATCCATCGCCGCAGTGTTCCTGCTTGTCAAGCCTGTGCAGGGGTTCATACATGAGAA TAACTGGATGGTGTTCATAGCATTCATCCTGAGCATGGTAACGCTGTTCGCGCTAATCGCCAAAAGGAGGGACTACCCCGCCAATCTCTACCTGTTGGCTGGCTTT ACTGCGGTACAAGCGTACACAATAGGTGTAGTTGTGTCCTACTACAACACGGCTGTGGTTCTACAAGCTCTCGCTCTCACCTTCACTGTGGTGTTCGCGCTGACACTCTTCACTCTCAACACCAAACGCGACTTCTCCTTCATTGGATATGG CTTGGGAGCGGGTCTATGCGTGCTCATCGTGGGAGGTATATTACAGATCTTCCTCCAAAGCTCAGTCTTCGAGTTCGCTCTGTCGTTCACGGGCGCGGTCTTTTTCAGCCTCTTCCTCATCTTCGACACGCATCAGATGATGACCGTCCTCTCTCCCGAGGAGTACATCCTGGCTACTATCAACTTGTACATGGACATACTTAACCTGTTCCTGTACATATTGCGTATACTCAATGAGTTGAACAGGAATTAG